Proteins encoded by one window of Zerene cesonia ecotype Mississippi chromosome 6, Zerene_cesonia_1.1, whole genome shotgun sequence:
- the LOC119840604 gene encoding uncharacterized protein LOC119840604 gives MPNTRRRRFSVQNEIRGRDMLKSQNGTQVNSNQESDIKAILQTPVTIKTNKLKNKICPNTSKKSSNLQIVDQCQSTSNIFGVIDANSPTIDKDVTASSSNIDLFNILGDCTEGIITKKVQDVCNEETKNVFEMKHVSERFPTRRDKHPRQHRIKVRSPKRKPPNIDKHEVMKRSVGVSSIDWTEHETLTLDEIQPDVIVDAEATVDDVQEEERPSTFSMDDMCRICHGGESLSPELGQLISACSCRGTVGRVHVKCLERWLTESGKSRCELCGTRYATRRVHRYGVLRALVMWILSQNAKQLMVDSLGIMLMSPLAVLAAWLSGRTLAGLMTQETHATPWPLASTFVLACMTLVCYYCWIVSAATRHALGWWIWYRSQYEVRLQFAIEE, from the exons ATGCCAAATACGAGGCGTAGAAGATTCTCCGTGCAGAATGAAATTCGGGGACGTGATATGTTAAAGTCACAGAATGGAACTCAAGTGaa CTCAAATCAAGAATCGGACATCAAGGCTATATTACAAACACCGGTaaccataaaaacaaataaactcaaaaataaaatatgtcctAACACTTCAAAGAAATCATCCAATCTTCAAATTGTTGATCAATGCCAAAGCACATCTAATATTTTTGGAGTTATAGATGCAAATTCACCAACTATTGACAAAGATGTTACTGCAAGTTCAAGCAATATTGATCTATTCAATATCTTAGGTGATTGCACAGAGGGAATTATAACCAAAAAAGTACAAGATGTTTGCAatgaagaaacaaaaaatgtattcgaAATGAAGCATGTAAGCGAAAGATTTCCGACTAGACGCGATAAGCATCCAAGGCAGCATAGAATTAAAGTGCGAAGCCCAAAAAGGAAACCTCCTAATATCGACAAACATGAAGTTATGAAGCGATCTGTGGGAGTCAGTTCCATAGATTGGACTGAACATGAAACGTTGACATTAGATGAAATTCAACCTGATGTGATAGTAGATGCTGAAGCAACAGTCGATGATGTACAAGAGGAAGAAAGACCTAGTACATTCTCTATGGATGATATGTGTAGAATATGTCATGGTGGAGAATCATTGTCTCCGGAGTTGGGTCAGTTAATTTCAGCCTGTTCGTGTAGGGGTACTGTTGGGAGGGTACACGTAAAGTGTTTAGAGCGATGGTTGACGGAATCCGGAAAGTCAAGATGCGAACTATGTGGGACGAGGTATGCAACGCGACGCGTACATAGATACGGCGTGCTTAGGGCTCTAGTCATGTGGATTTTGAGTCAGAATGCAAAGCAG CTGATGGTAGACAGCCTGGGCATAATGCTGATGTCACCTCTTGCTGTGCTGGCTGCCTGGCTGTCTGGTAGAACACTAGCTGGCCTAATGACGCAAGAAACCCACGCCACCCCTTGGCCTTTGGCGTCGACCTTTGTTCTAGCCTGCATGACCCTA